In Alosa sapidissima isolate fAloSap1 chromosome 11, fAloSap1.pri, whole genome shotgun sequence, a single window of DNA contains:
- the LOC121723730 gene encoding uncharacterized protein LOC121723730 isoform X43, translated as MACHVTGRSAYPDNWRSVVGQRSPGQWHQGDCGSPQYYKVDPKDCRGFLGVQDNNDPPKSEVMAFLKGKALECLRDLSVEDRCSAYLCWQLTALLCQMNGNVTGNDIAELLLCKETAKLRQEEESTVYDLVDIDGKAKRRAKGTLSVKAVDVSKPGDWSAASQRFRQLLCAGRAKEALEYAVQKALWGHAFRLASRMGTTELQRVVARFADSMEEGDPLRTLYQIESGRIPDVATRCGENWYTHLASVLTAVCPKDLRITTAKMMGESLRSKGMMEASHFCFVAAQIQVGTLYKVPLKVEIDPDQRTPLVLEATKVPLAFKKEVTAAKAEDPTLADMEASVPISAGPAQVPIPAPMTITVPLGKVKQSYADHYHLNNETGQCIKTTLSAQEVKAVSPAPDVEAAQSQSLIEQKLLKPAADSVTGTPSLRGVNTVDPGKMEAVSPPVTAAFTKDDAPSFKQEETAATAEVPPLADMEASVPISAGPAQVPIPAPMTITVPLGKVKQSYADHYHLNRPRRRYVDVFATSELTVQVAPPNMLDLMAPMAIPDLIEHQDETGQCIKKTLSAQEVKAVSPAPDVEAAQSQPLIEQKLLEPAADSVTGTPSLRGVNTVDPGKMEAVSPPVTAASTKDDAPSFKQEVMVATAEVPPLADMEASVPISAGPAQVPIPAPMTITVPLGKVKQSYADHYHLNNETGQCIKTTLPAQEVKAVSPAPDVEAAQSQPLIEQKLLEPAADSVTGTPSLRGVNTVDPGKMEAVSPPVTAASTKDDAPSFKQERAATAEDPPLADMEASMPASAGPAQVPIPAPMTITVPLGKVKQSYADHDHLNRPRGRYVDVFATSELTVQVAPPNMLDLMAPMAIPDLIEHQDETGQCIKTTLSAQEVMAVSPAPDVEAAQSQPLIEQKLLEPAADSVTGTPSLRGVNTVDPGKMEAVSPPVTAASTKDDAPSFKERAATAEDPPLADMEASMPASAGPAQVPIPAPMTITVPLGKVKQSYADHDHLNRPRGRYVDVFATSELTVQVAPPNMLDVMAPMAIPDLIEHQDETGQCIKTTLSAQEVKAVSPAPDVEAAQSQPLIEQKLLEPAADSVTGTPSLRGVNTVDPGKMEAVSPPVTAASTKDDAPSFKQEVMVATAEVPPLAYMEASVPISAGPAQVPIPAPMTITITLGKVKQSYADHYHLNNETGQCIKTTLPSQEVKAVSPAPDVEAAQSQPLIEQKLLEPAADSVTGTPSLRGVNTVDPGKMEAVSPPVTAASTKDDAPSFKQEVMVATAEVPPLADMEASVPISAGPAQVPIPAPMTITVPLGKVKQSYADHYHLNNETGQCIKTTLPAQEVKAVSPAPDVEAAQSQPLIEQKLLEPAADSVTGTPSLRGVNTVDPGKMEAVSPPVTAASTKDDAPSFKQERAATAEDPPLADMEASMPASAGPAQVPIPAPMTITVPLGKVKQSYADHDHLNRPRGRYVDVFATSELTVQVAPPNMLDVMAPMAIPDLIEHQDETGQCIKTTLSAQEVMAVSPAPDVEAAQSQPLIEQKLLEPAADSVTGTPSLRGVNTVDPGKMEAVSPPVTAASTKDDAPSFKQEVMVATAEVPPLADMEASVPISAGPAQVPIPAPMTITVTLGKVKQSYADHYHLNNETGQCIKTTLPAQEVKAVSPAPDVEAAQSQPLIEQKLLEPAADSVTGTPSLRGVNTVDPGKMEPVSPPVTAASTKDDAPSFKQEETAATAEDPPLADMEAPQLQTLIDPLPVNTPKQPHVAPGSMKAVSLQVKTACTKNDELSFKRYCRGWLSWIIPRKKEAHLPDDKNKSIFWDESKQKWVDRNEPEEKTKAVPPPPMGPPLMPPRNTGSPTGSGGPSTALSTNGPPVNMFRRIGNKNRYVDIMKPSGDNTKPLESFVSPSMLTLWTPVVKTNIFNPAQVSAGDMVESVTQPCPPLAELSRPPTETETVHDPA; from the exons GTCTACGATTTGGTAGATATAGATGGCAAGGCAAAGCGTAGGGCTAAGGGGACCCTTAGTGTAAAGGCTGTAGATGTCAGCAAACCTGGCGACTGGAGCGCCGCATCACAGCGCTTCAGGCAGTTGCTCTGTGCTGGCAGGGCAAAG GAGGCACTGGAATACGCTGTCCAGAAGGCGTTGTGGGGCCATGCCTTTCGACTGGCAAGCAGGATGGGCACCACAGAACTGCAAAGAGTTGTGGCAAG ATTTGCTGATTCTATGGAGGAGGGTGATCCCCTGAGGACTCTATATCAGATAGAGTCTGGAAGAATACCAGACGTTGCCACG CGTTGTGGTGAAAACTGGTACACTCATCTGGCCTCTGTTTTGACTGCGGTGTGTCCGAAAGATCTACGGATCACAACAGCAAAAATGATGGGAGAAAGCTTGA GATCGAAGGGCATGATGGAAGCATcccatttttgttttgtggcTGCTCAGATCCAGGTGGGCACACTATATAAAGTGCCATTAAAAGTTGAAATTGACCCTGACCAAAG AACTCCTCTTGTTCTAGAAGCAACGAAGGTTCCACTAGCTTTCAAG AAGGAGGTGACGGCGGCAAAAGCCGAAGATCCTACTCTCGCTGACATGGAGGCTTCAGTGCCTATCTCTGCAGGGCCAGCACAAGTGCCCATCCCAGCACCAATGACCATTACCGTCCCATTGGGAAAAGTGAAGCAGTCATATGCTGACCACTATCATCTGaata ATGAGACTGGACAGTGCATAAAAACGACTCTGTCTGCTCAG GAGGTGAAGGCTGTCTCTCCTGCTCCTGATGTGGAGGCTGCTCAATCACAGTCTCTGATAGAGCAGAAGCTTCTGAAACCAGCTGCTGATAGTGTCACTGGCACTCCATCACTCAGAGGAGTGAACACTGTGGATCCTGGCAAGATGGAGGCAGTGAGTCCTCCAGTAACAGCTGCCTTCACTAAGGATGACGCACCATCCTTTAAG CAGGAGGAgacagcagcaacagctgaagTTCCTCCTCTCGCTGACATGGAGGCTTCAGTGCCCATCTCTGCAGGGCCAGCACAAGTGCCCATCCCAGCACCAATGACCATTACCGTCCCATTGGGAAAAGTGAAGCAGTCATATGCTGACCACTATCATCTGaata GGCCCAGGCGGAGGTATGTGGATGTATTTGCAACATCAGAGCTGACAGTGCAAGTCGCCCCACCCAACATGCTGGACCTCATGGCACCAATGGCCATTCCTGACCTCATAGAACATCAAG ATGAGACTGGACAGTGCATAAAAAAGACTCTGTCTGCTCAG GAGGTGAAGGCTGTCTCTCCTGCTCCTGATGTGGAGGCTGCCCAGTCACAGCCTCTGATTGAGCAGAAGCTTCTGGAACCAGCTGCTGATAGTGTCACTGGCACTCCATCACTCAGAGGAGTGAACACTGTGGATCCTGGCAAGATGGAGGCAGTGAGTCCTCCAGTAACAGCTGCCTCCACTAAGGATGATGCACCATCCTTTAAG CAGGAGGTGATGGTGGCAACTGCTGAAGTTCCTCCTCTCGCTGACATGGAGGCTTCAGTGCCCATCTCTGCAGGGCCAGCACAAGTGCCCATCCCAGCACCAATGACCATTACCGTCCCATTGGGAAAAGTGAAGCAGTCATATGCTGACCACTATCATCTGaata ATGAGACTGGACAGTGCATAAAAACGACTCTGCCTGCTCAG GAGGTGAAGGCTGTCTCTCCTGCTCCTGATGTGGAAGCTGCCCAGTCACAGCCTCTGATAGAGCAGAAGCTTCTGGAACCAGCTGCTGATAGTGTCACTGGCACTCCATCACTCAGAGGAGTGAACACTGTGGATCCTGGCAAGATGGAGGCAGTGAGTCCTCCAGTAACAGCTGCTTCCACCAAGGATGACGCACCATCCTTTAAG caggagagagcagcAACAGCCGAAGATCCTCCTCTCGCTGACATGGAGGCTTCAATGCCCGCCTCTGCAGGGCCAGCACAAGTGCCCATCCCAGCACCAATGACCATTACCGTCCCATTGGGAAAAGTGAAGCAGTCATATGCTGACCACGATCATCTGaata GGCCCAGGGGGAGGTATGTGGATGTATTTGCAACATCAGAGCTGACAGTGCAAGTCGCTCCACCCAACATGCTGGACCTCATGGCACCAATGGCCATTCCTGACCTCATAGAACATCAAG ATGAGACTGGACAGTGCATAAAAACGACTCTGTCTGCTCAG GAGGTGATGGCTGTCTCTCCTGCTCCTGATGTGGAGGCTGCTCAATCACAGCCTCTGATAGAGCAGAAGCTTCTGGAACCAGCTGCTGATAGTGTCACTGGCACTCCATCACTCAGAGGAGTGAACACTGTGGATCCTGGCAAGATGGAGGCAGTGAGTCCTCCAGTAACAGCTGCCTCCACTAAGGATGATGCACCATCCTTTAAG gagagagcagcAACAGCCGAAGATCCTCCTCTCGCTGACATGGAGGCTTCAATGCCCGCCTCTGCAGGGCCAGCACAAGTGCCCATCCCAGCACCAATGACCATTACCGTCCCATTGGGAAAAGTGAAGCAGTCATATGCTGACCACGATCATCTGaata GGCCCAGGGGGAGGTATGTGGATGTATTTGCAACATCAGAGCTGACAGTGCAAGTCGCCCCACCCAACATGCTGGACGTCATGGCACCAATGGCCATTCCTGACCTCATAGAACATCAAG ATGAGACTGGACAGTGCATAAAAACGACTCTGTCTGCTCAG GAGGTGAAGGCTGTCTCTCCTGCTCCTGATGTGGAGGCTGCTCAATCACAGCCTCTGATAGAGCAGAAGCTTCTGGAACCAGCTGCTGATAGTGTCACTGGCACTCCATCACTCAGAGGAGTGAACACTGTGGATCCTGGCAAGATGGAGGCAGTGAGTCCTCCAGTAACAGCTGCCTCCACTAAGGATGATGCACCATCCTTTAAG CAGGAGGTGATGGTGGCAACTGCTGAAGTTCCTCCTCTCGCTTACATGGAGGCTTCAGTGCCCATCTCTGCAGGGCCAGCACAAGTGCCCATCCCAGCACCAATGACCATTACCATCACATTGGGAAAAGTGAAGCAGTCATATGCTGACCACTATCATCTGaata ATGAGACTGGACAGTGCATAAAAACGACTCTGCCTTCTCAG GAGGTGAAGGCTGTCTCTCCTGCTCCTGATGTGGAGGCTGCCCAGTCACAGCCTCTGATAGAGCAGAAGCTTCTGGAACCAGCTGCTGATAGTGTCACTGGCACTCCATCACTCAGAGGAGTGAACACTGTGGATCCTGGCAAGATGGAGGCAGTGAGTCCTCCAGTAACAGCTGCCTCCACTAAGGATGATGCACCATCCTTTAAG CAGGAGGTGATGGTGGCAACTGCTGAAGTTCCTCCTCTCGCTGACATGGAGGCTTCAGTGCCCATCTCTGCAGGGCCAGCACAAGTGCCCATCCCAGCACCAATGACCATTACCGTCCCATTGGGAAAAGTGAAGCAGTCATATGCTGACCACTATCATCTGaata ATGAGACTGGACAGTGCATAAAAACGACTCTGCCTGCTCAG GAGGTGAAGGCTGTCTCTCCTGCTCCTGATGTGGAAGCTGCCCAGTCACAGCCTCTGATAGAGCAGAAGCTTCTGGAACCAGCTGCTGATAGTGTCACTGGCACTCCATCACTCAGAGGAGTGAACACTGTGGATCCTGGCAAGATGGAGGCAGTGAGTCCTCCAGTAACAGCTGCTTCCACCAAGGATGACGCACCATCCTTTAAG caggagagagcagcAACAGCCGAAGATCCTCCTCTCGCTGACATGGAGGCTTCAATGCCCGCCTCTGCAGGGCCAGCACAAGTGCCCATCCCAGCACCAATGACCATTACCGTCCCATTGGGAAAAGTGAAGCAGTCATATGCTGACCACGATCATCTGaata GGCCCAGGGGGAGGTATGTGGATGTATTTGCAACATCAGAGCTGACAGTGCAAGTCGCCCCACCCAACATGCTGGACGTCATGGCACCAATGGCCATTCCTGACCTCATAGAACATCAAG ATGAGACTGGACAGTGCATAAAAACGACTCTGTCTGCTCAG GAGGTGATGGCTGTCTCTCCTGCTCCTGATGTGGAGGCTGCTCAATCACAGCCTCTGATAGAGCAGAAGCTTCTGGAACCAGCTGCTGATAGTGTCACTGGCACTCCATCACTCAGAGGAGTGAACACTGTGGATCCTGGCAAGATGGAGGCAGTGAGTCCTCCAGTAACAGCTGCCTCCACTAAGGATGATGCACCATCCTTTAAG CAGGAGGTGATGGTGGCAACTGCTGAAGTTCCTCCTCTCGCTGACATGGAGGCTTCAGTGCCCATCTCTGCAGGGCCAGCACAAGTGCCCATCCCAGCACCAATGACCATTACCGTCACATTGGGAAAAGTGAAGCAGTCATATGCTGACCACTATCATCTGaata ATGAGACTGGACAGTGCATAAAAACGACTCTGCCTGCTCAG GAGGTGAAGGCTGTCTCTCCTGCTCCTGATGTGGAGGCTGCCCAGTCACAGCCTCTGATAGAGCAGAAGCTTCTGGAACCAGCTGCTGATAGTGTCACTGGCACTCCATCACTCAGAGGAGTGAACACTGTGGATCCTGGCAAGATGGAGCCAGTGAGTCCTCCAGTAACAGCTGCTTCCACCAAGGATGACGCACCATCCTTTAAG CAGGAGGAGACAGCAGCAACTGCCGAAGATCCTCCTCTCGCTGACATGGAGGCTCCACAGTTACAGACTCTCATTGATCCGTTGCCGGTGAATACTCCGAAGCAGCCTCATGTTGCTCCTGGCAGCATGAAGGCAGTGAGTCTTCAAGTGAAGACTGCTTGCACCAAGAATGACGAACTATCCTTTAAG AGATATTGTAGGGGTTGGCTCTCGTGGATAATTCCTCGAAAGAAAGAAGCTCATCTCCCTGATGACAAAAACAAATCT ATTTTTTGGGATGAGTCTAAACAAAAATGGGTGGATCGGAATGAACCAGAGGAAAAG ACCAAAGCcgtcccaccaccacccatgggCCCTCCACTGATGCCCCCCAGGAACACAGGCAGTCCAACAGGAAGTGGTGGTCCATCTACTGCACTCTCCACCAATGGACCACCAGTCAACATGTTCCGAAGAATTG GAAATAAGAACCGATATGTTGACATCATGAAACCAAGTGGAGACAACACTAAGCCTTTGGAGTCTTTCGTTTCACCAAGCATGCTGACCCTGTGGACTCCTGTGGTCAAGACAAATATATTCAACCCAGCTCAAG TGAGTGCAGGGGATATGGTTGAAAGCGTTACACAGCCTTGTCCACCTTTGGCTGAGCTCTCAAGACCCCCTACTGAGACTGAG ACTGTGCATGACCCTGCTTAG